A segment of the Streptomyces sp. NBC_00178 genome:
GGGTGGCCTCCGGCGGCGCAGGATCCATCGGCTCCGTCCCGAGCGAGCCCGCGTTGTGGCCGGAGACCCAGTTCCCGGTCTCCGGGTCCTGCACGGCCTTCGTCGGCGGGCGCATGGCGGTCATCAACTCGAGGCCGGAGACGGCGGTGGAGCCGCGCGGGGTGGTGACCCGGGCGGCGTAGGTGCCCAGGACGCGGGCGATGTCGGCCGGCTCCATGTCCGCGACCCCGGGCCAGGAGCGTTCGTCGAGGGCGTCCCAGGACAGGATCGCCAGCTGCACGCACTGCCGGTCGCGGCCCTGCGCTTTGCGGTAGATGCGGGCCCACGGGCCGAACCCTCGCTGAGTCAGCTGCCACTTCGCCTTGACCACCTGCTTGACCACCGGATGATCCTCGGGCAGACGCAGGGAACGGCGCTGCTCATGGCCATCCAGGCGCTCCGGCAGCCCCAACTTCACCGCCGCGGCGGCGGTGAGGACGATCAGGGGGTCGGAGTCCTTGCCGTAGCGGTTGAGCTTGCCAGCGCCGAGACCGGACTCGCGCAGGGTCCACTCCACCAGCTCCGGCACCGTACTGGCAGGGCAGTCCAGAACAATCCCGTCGACACCGAAGGCGGAGCCGTCGCCGTCCAGCACGGCGAGCGGACCGTGCGGGAACCGCGGATCCACGGCCGGGGCCGCGGCTTTCTTCGCCGCCGGACGACGGGACGACGTCGCCGGACGCCCGACCGGGATGGCAGGGGCGGTCGGAACCTCCACGGGGGCTGCGGCCTCCACCTCCGGCTCAGGGGCGGCCGGGCCGGTGAACGTCTGCGGCACCGGCGCCTGTGGCGCGACCGCCGGGGCCGGGGCGGCGGGTGCTTGATGGGCGGGGTACTTCGCCGCCCACCCGTTCAACAGCCGCTGATACGCCTCCAAGCGCGGCGACTTCGGCTCGCTCCGGCCGTTCTCGTAGTTCTTCACCGTCTGCGTCGTCGATTTCAACGCCTGCGCCAGACGGGCCTGGGTGATACCGGCGGCCTCACGCAGCCGGGCCCGCTCCGCCGGCGGCGGCAACTGCGGCTCCTCCGCCAACAGTGCGTCAATGTTCGCGAACAACTCTTCCTCAGATGCCATCACTACCTCCACCTCGAACACTAGCATTACTTAGCCCAATTTTTTAACCCGTTCATTAACCAAATCACGGATGAGTTCATGGGCTGATGGTGAGCTGAGCGGCGCCTGGTGCGGGCGCGTAGCGGCGGGTGGGCAGGCAGTGGATGGCGCGGTCGACTCCGGCGAGGAGGTCGGGGACGGGGATGCCGTAGTGGGCGGACAGCAGGTCCACGTCGGTGAGGGTCCATACGGCGGTGCCGGCCTGCTTGCGGCTGATCTGAGGCTGTCTCAGGCCGAGGCCCCGGGCGAGGTCGGCCTGGCGCTCGCCGGTCATGCGCATCAGGGCGGCGACCGTGAGCCGCAACGTCTGCTCTGTACTGGGCATATACGTACTCCGCATCAGGTATGCGCTGCGGCTGGGGTTCCGCTCCGACCCTGGGTGTGCAGGGCCCCATCGACAAGATCGCCCATGCGGGCCACTGGGCGACGATCTCCACCCTGGTCAACCCGGAGGGCTTCGGGGTGGAGATCGTCGGCGAGCGAGGCGCGCAGCGGGCTTCGCGGGCGTCTGGCGACGGAGATCTGTAGGGTCCCGCGGCTCGTGTCGGACGCCGAGGCTGTGACCTGCGGCCCCGCCCGCCGTCTCACCCTGTGTCGGACGCGCAGCGTCTCAGCTCCGTGTCGGAAGTCGATGGCGGCGCCGGACGCTTGCGGCGGCTCGACCCGCTTGACCCGTCTCAACGAAGTGTGACCGCTCGCTGCTGGACTCCACATCAGGTGAAACGCATGGTGAGCCTCTTGTCCGGCGCGTTCGACTCGTCTTCCGCGGCAGCTCGGACCAGGACGGACGCGATCGCCTCGAACGCTTCATCGCCCATGCGGCCACGACTGACTGCAGCGTTCTCCCAGACGATCTCGACCGGGCGCTCGACATCCCTGCTCAGACGGTCCCACAGGGCGCTCAGGTTGTACCCGTAGTACGAACCGAAGTCCAGAGGCCCGGCAAGAACCCGGTGCAGGTCCGCCTGGCTTCCGATGTGTGCCCCGTCAATGGCGACCCGCATGCTCCTCCACCCCTTCTGCCAGCCAAGCGACCCTACGAAACCCCCGGCACCCCTGCAGGCACCGCGCCCCGCTGAACTGTGGTGTCTCACGGTCGATGTCGGATCCGACTTCCGTCCGACATCGACCGGGAGATTCCGACACGAAATTTGAGACCCTACAAGATCGTCGCCTCAGGTCTTGCTCATGTCGACGAAGCGGCTGTAGTGGCCTTGGAAGGCGACGGTGATGGTCGCGGTCGGTCCGTTGCGGTTCTTGCCGATGATGAGGTCGGCTTCGCCGGCTCGGGGTGATTCCTTGTCGTAGGCGTCCTCGCGGTGCAGCAGGATCACCATGTCGGCGTCCTGCTCGATGGATCCGGACTCGCGCAGGTCGGAGACGACGGGCTTGTGGTCGGTGCGCTGTTCGGGGCCGCGGTTGAGCTGGGACAGGAGCACGACGGGGATGTTGAGTTCTTTGGCGAGGAGTTTGAACTGGCGGCTCATCTCGGAGACCTCGACCTGCCGGTTCTCTGCCCGGCGGCCGGTGGACTGCATGAGCTGGAGGTAGTCGACGGCGATGATGTCGAGTCCGCCGCGTTGCTGGAGGCGTCGGCAGTGGGCCTTGATCTGGGTGGCGGTGAGGCTGGCGTCTTCGAAGATGTGCAGGTCGGCTTCTTCCAGGCGCTGGACGCTGCGGCCGAGGCGGGCCCAGTCCTCTTCGCTGAGGTCGCCGGTCTGCATTTTATGGAAGCCGACCTTGGCGTCGGCGGACACGATGCGTTCGTGGATGTCGTCGCCGCCCATCTCGAGGCTGAACAGGGCGCCGGAGTAGTTGTGCTTGATGGTGGCGGCGCGCAGGAAGTCCACGGCGAGGGTGGACTTGCCCATCGCGGGGCGGGCGGCGACGACGATGACCTGGCCGCCGTGGAAGCCGTTGGTCAGGGCGTCCAGGTCGACGAGGCCTGTAGGTACGCCCCGGGTGACTTCGCCGCGGCTGCGGGCTTCGAGACGGTCCATCAGGGATGCGGAGCGCTCACGGGGGCGGAAGCTGGCGGTGTCGTCCTTGATGTCGACGGCGGCGTTGAATTCGGCGCCGGCCGCGTCGGCGGCCTCGTCGGCGTCGCCGTCGCCGTATCCGAGGTTCATGATTTTTGTGCCTGCTTCGACCAGGCGGCGCTTGCGGGCGAGGCCGTGGACGATGGCGGCGTAGTAGGTCGCGTTCGCGGCGCTGGGCACGGCCTGGACGAGGGTGTGGAGGTACGGGGCGCCGCCGGCCCGGGTGAGGTCGCCGCGCTTGACCAGTTCGGCCGCCACGGTGATCGGGTCGGCGGGCTCCCCGCGCCCGTACAGGTCCAGCACGGTCGCGAACACGATGGCGTGAGCGGGCTTGTAGAAGTGGGCCGCAGTGAGGGTGTCGACGACTTCGCCGATCGCGTCCTTGGACAGCAGCATGGCGCCGACCACGCACTGCTCGGCATCGATGTCCTGCGGCGGCACCCGGTCGAAGCCACGCACGCCGGATCCGGCGTCGTGGTCGTAGTCATGCGAGTCGGTGAAGGCGCTGGCCTCTACGGTGGTCACGTGCACTCCTGATCGGTCAGAGCTGGCAGGGGGCGCAGCGGGGCGTCCGGTGCAACGGACGCCCCGCACGCATGTGGGGGCAGGCCGCGGGTGGTCACCGCTGCTGTGCGGTGTCCATCCGGTCGATCTGGTCCGGAATGACGCCGGAACCCAGCACACCCGCAGCGTCGGCCCGCAGGAGCGCCGCTGCCTTGAGCCGGTTCTCCTCGGCCTCCGCCTCAGCCTGAGCAGACCGCATGGCCACGGACTGCCGGCGCGCCCTCGCCTCACTGCGCGGAGTCTTCTCGCCCTGGCGCCCCCGGGTCTTCCCAGACCCGATGAACGCACGCGCCGCCGCGATGGCCTCGTCCGGGACCTGCCGGGCGGAACGCTCAGCCCGTACGTCGTGGTCGTCGTCGGCCTGGCACGGCAGGCACTGCGCCGCGAAACGGTGCGGGTGATTCGGGCACGCGCCCTCGAGCGGAGGCCGCTGCCCCTGCCCGGAGACCGCAGCAACGTCTCCCCGCTTGAAGGCCGCGTACAGCGGCAGCCGCTTCAGCCGGGCCGGGATGACCCGGGGGTAGTGGCCACGGATTTTCTGACTCGTGCCGGTCATGTCCGTGAGGCGGGCTTCCAGTTCCTCACCGAGTGGCCAGCCCCAGCGCTTCACCGACTCGGCAACCAGGCGGGCGTACTTCGCGATGTCCTCGGCACCACACGCCCACCGCCCCGGCAGGTTCGCCAAGAACACCCCGGCCGCCTCGACCTCCGCATCACTCACGGCGATCTCCGCAGTGGCGGGGTTGTAGTTCTGCGCGATGCGCATGGTGTCCCCACCCGCCCCGACAGCAACCACCGACTCGGGAGTCGTCGACCGTGGGGGGACGGTAGGGGGGTTTACCAACCCACCGGGGGGGGTCCGGGGGGGGTCCGAAAGGGAACCGGGTTTTTCCGGATTCCGGCTCTGACCTGCGACAACGCGGTCTGAGCGAAAACGGGTTTTCCCCGGTTCCGCTTCGAAGCCGGGGAAAACCCGATTCCGGCTCTGACCTGGCGAAACAGGGTTTTCCCCGGTTTCCCTCGGGTCGGCCTGGCCCGAAACCAGGTTTTTCCCGATTTCGGCTCTGACCTGCGACAACGTCTCGGCCTCTGCTGCGGCGTGCTCGGGGTTCTTCGCCGGGTTCCGGAAGGCCCAGTAGCGCCACTGCGGGCGCTTCGACGCGTCGTTGTAGACCGACTTGCGCATCAGGTGCCCGGCCTTCGTCAGGCGCTTCGCGATGACCTCGAACCGGTCAACGCTCATCTTCCAGCCCAGCTGCTCCCGCATGCCGGCCGCGAGGTCCTTGGCAGTAGCGGCCGTATCCGGAGGAAGCAGCAACAGGTGGACAAGGACGCCAATGTCCTCGGGCTGAAGCCCAGGAGTCTCCGCAACGGGGCGAGTGACTGTCACATCGTCCGGAACTTCGTAGCCGCGGCCGAAGAGGGCTTCGCCGAACTGGTTCATGCGACACCCCCCGACGAAGGCATGGCAGTGCGGCTGGTGGGACCTGGGACAAGGGCGGTAAAGGCGGTCACGCTTACAGGTGTCGGCCCAGGCGTCTGTGTGGCGGTTCGGCCGGAAAAAGTTCCTCGAGCCGTAGTTGGAGGCCGGCGGCGCGGGCAGTACGGGCGGTGCATGTGGCGGATCTCCCCTTGTTAGGGGAGCCGTGACCAGCAGATGTGACCTGACAGGGGACCCAGATGGTGGCGATCCGCGACACGGTCCGCTTATTCTGGGTAGAGGTGACCACGCGGACCGAGAGGTCCACGGGCATCACCCCGGCAGGCGAGGTCACTCTCACTGCTCACGACTCGGGTTCCTGGAAGTTCGTCGAGTCGATCGCTAGGAAGCGGTTCCGTTGTGGCGACGGGACCGCTTCGGCGTTTCTAAGGCTTCATGGAGTACATCATCCCCCAAAAAGGCTCGCGATTAGAGCGGGCTGACGGGTCGTCGGCGGACATCCGAGCACGAGCCCTCATCGCCCCTCCCACGGTGCGGCGCCGAGGTGACCGACGTACGCAGCGGTGGCGTCATCTGAGCGCTTGAACCGGGGCCATCGCTCCCCGAGCGGGTCAGCGAGCTCGGCCTCACGGGTCCTTGCGATCAATGCGGTCGGGCCTTCAGTTCGCAGCAGCTTCAAGAGAGACGCCCACGTGAGTGCGCCAAAAGCATCCACGAGTCGGCTGGCCCCATCAGTCAACAGCGCCGCCTGCTGTACGCGCGCCAATTCCACGGAGCCAGCAATGGCCTCGTCAGCCGCCGCCGGATCGGTAGCTGCTACCCAGTAACCACCCGGCTTGTTGCGGAGTCGCCGTTGGACCGAGACGAGTTTCGACACTCGGCTGGCGTGCTCTGGAGTGCCGGTTGGCCCCTGCAACGCCTCTCGCATCTCCTCTGCTGCGACCTCCTCCACACGCTTGTCAACGATCGCCTTGATGCCGTCGGCACCCAGATCTATGACCAGCACGTTGTCAGAGAGGACGAGGTAGTCGAACGCGTCGCCTCGCTCGCGGACCATTGCCACGGTCGAAGCGGGTACTGCCTCCTGATCCAGCATGCACGAGTCGCGATGCAGGTCGTTGACGTCTGCGATTGCCCGTCGCAGGGCCTCTCGCAGAGAGACTTCTTGATCGCCAATCAGGTTGATGAGCTTGGCACCGAGCTGTCGAACGAACCAGGGCGTGCCGTGCACACATCCCATGGGGAGATCTGTAGGTGCGGACAGGCCGTCCAGCACGACGACCCCAGTGGGGCTCACGTGGACCGAGTCCTCGTTCGCGGCGCCCACACCTTGGGTCGATGCCATGGATACCTGCACTTCAGGAGCCTTCCGGGCGATAAAATGGTGTGACGCGCTTGCTGGAGATGATCTCCAGCGTGTCAGGGTCGAACGTGCTGGAAATGAGCGTCGAGAAGCGCTTTGCTTTCAGCTCACGATGCAGGTTGGTCAGCTCAGCGTTGAGCCAATGCACCACCCCGCCGGAACCGCGGGCGTGGATGCCGGCGATGTAGAGGAACGTTCCTTGTCCGTCGGGGCGCGGCAGCCGGCCGAAGTACGCTACGTCGCTGTTGCCGCCGACGTCCATGGCCGACCGGTAGATCTCACCGGTCTTTCGATCGGTCAGGAACCAACCGTCGTCGTCCTTGTCGAATCGAAGGTGCGGGTCGCTCTCGAGGATCTGCTCGATCAGGGGCGACAGCCGGGGCCCACAAATGACCACGAGGTTGTTGCGATTGAGCCGCACGTTTCCCCCGAGCGGGATTCGCTCGAAAGTGATCTCCAGCCCGACGTCCTCCGCTAGCTCGCGAAGGTGCTCGTAGGTCTGGAAGTCCTCAGTAGCAATCACTGGGCCCTGGACCCGCTTGTCCCGGCCATCGTGCAGCTTGCCGTGCTCCAACTTTTCGGCGAGAGCTACGACTACCTTGCCCGATCCGAGGAACAGTCGCTCAGGTGGAGCGCCCTTCGCGAGTTGGCTCACCCGCCCCTTGCTGATGCCGAGCTCCGTTGCCAGCTGGGTGCTGTTCAACTGGCCAACGCGCAGGGTCTCGTTCATGGCCTCATTGCGGACGACCTGCAGCTCAGCTCCGTAGTCCTGAGCCCGGCCGACAAGAACGTGCGCGGCTTTCGCCCGTACCAGGGGGTCGGACAGCTCCTTCAGTTGAGACAAGGTGACGTCGAACGTGGCGTCGAGCTGCTCCCTCAGTGAGGGATGCTCCTCGTTGAGCCGTTCCTGCTCCATGGCGCCTCCCTTCGTTGAGTCATGTTTACCCCATTAAACCGCGTCAGTTCAAGGTGGTTGACGCGTGGCGTGACGAGCCCTATGGTTTTCATAGCCGAGCGGTTTAGGGCGCTAAATCTCTCGGTTGCGTAAGCTATAACCCCAGCTCGGGCGCCCATAGCGTCACCGCACCACTGAACAACAGCAGGAGTCACGGCCTCTACGGGGGCGGCGGCAGTGGGGTGAGCCGAGCTCCCCCGGCCTTGGCGCCTGTACCGAATAGCTCCACCTGATTCACCTCGAACAGCGCTGCTGCGCTGTCTGTCCGTCAGGACCAACTTGGCCTACGTGGCCGGCCTGGCGCGGCAGAGAAGGCAGCACCCGCACCCGATCCCACGTCAGGAGGATTCGATGCCCCGCTCTCGTCCCGGCCGCGTCCGGACCAAGAACACCAACCGCCGTGCCCCCTTATCGCTCAGCTCCATGGCCCCCGAGGACTACAACGTCCGGCCCGGCGAGACGATGTCGATCGCCTGCCCCGACTGCCGCACCTGGCGCCGGATCATGGGTGACACGGTCCTCAAGATCCGCGAGCACTGCATCAGCGACAAGCGGGCGGAGGGCGAGACGCACGCCCTCTGCCCCGGCAGTGACCAGCTCGTGATCGTCGACATCGACGTCCGGCGCTGGCAGGCCACCCAGAACCGCCTGCTGCGGGACGCGATGCCGCAGGACAACCGGCGTGCGGCGCAGCAGTTCTACAAGCCGCTCGCGGCGCCGGCCGTCCCGGTCCACCGGCTCGCCGCCCGGGAACGCACCTCGCTGGCCCACCTGTTCGCCCTCCTGGAACAGGCGCGTCACGTTCTTCGCGCTCACCGCACCGCCTGCACAGGTTGCCTCGGCGGCGGCCGGTGTGCGACGGGCCGCGACCTGGAGATCCGTGTCCGGGAGACGCAGGCCACCTGCACGCTCGCCCGTGAGCAGCAGACGCGGGCCGAACGGGCGGTTGCCCAGCGCGCCCGGACCGCCCGTGCCCGCCAGGAACGCTCGCGTGCAGAGGTGCTGAACCAGGCGCACCAGACCGACCAGCTGCGTCGCACCGTTCCCCAGGGTGCTCTCCCCACCGATGGCCCTGAAGTCCCCTTGGCCCACCTCGCCCCCCGCCAGGTTGCCGCGCAGCCGGAGGTCGGCCAGCTCCAGTGCGAGCACTGCGGCGCCACCGAGTCCAGCCTCACCGACGCGGTCGCTGCGGGATGGCACCGGATCACCCGCCGACCCCACTGCGGACGATGCGCCCAGCGCTTCCCGGCGTGGACGCGCACCTCGCTCTGACTCCGAACCCGGCGACGAACGACCACGGCCCCGGCCGCCCCGCACCACCAGGGGGCGGCCGGGGCCGTGGCTGCTCGTACAGCAGCCCCGGGGCCACCGGCCCTGAACACGACGAACCCCCAGGCGGGCATGCCCGGGGGTTCGTCTTCGCAGCTCACCCTCTGTCGAAGGGCAAACGCGCATGCACAGGATGACATCCACTCAGGCCCGGCACACGCGCCGGGCCGTACTCCAGGCCGCGGTCGACGCAGGCTCCCACTGCGCCACCGCCGACCCGGACCTCTTTTTCCGCGCCGACGACGAAGGTCTCGCCGCCTGGCGGACCCGCCGTACCGAGGCGATCCGCCTCTGCACCGGCTGCCCCGTGCGGGCCGCCTGCGAGGAACTCGCACTGCGCGACGGCGACGGACGGCCCGACGCGGACGAGATGGTGCGCGCCGGCCTGACCGGCCGCGAGCTCGCCGCCGTCCGCGCCGCCCACACCGAGCGCCTGGCCGCCGCGGTCGACGCGGACCGTGACACCGAGGGCCGCCAGCTCGACACGCTGACCACCCGGCTCCAGCACGAGGCGGGCACGAACCCCGACTCCAGGACCGCTGCCCAGAACGACCGGCTCCGTGCCCTCGCGGCGCAGATCCGGCAGATCCGCACCGCCCGCCGGGCACGCGCCGGATGGGGGGTCGCGGCATGAGTACCTCCACCCTCACCGAACTGCCCGTGAGGACCAGGGCGGAGCAGCGGCTCGGCAGCCACCTCATCCGTGTGGTCCGCGAGGCCGACGCCCGCATCCCCGAGGGCCGGCGGGCTCCGCGTACGGCTGCGGAGATGCGGGCCCGGATCAACATCGCCGCGAACCAGGCGTGCGGCAGCTGCTCGGGGGCCGGTGGTTGGGTCGTGGACACCAGCAGCGACGGGGTGTCCCGGCAGCACTGGGAGCCCTGCTCTCCCTGCGGCGGAACGGGGGTCGCCCGATGACCACCTGCTCCTCCTGCAGCGGCTCTGGACAGCAGATGGTCACTGTCTGCCACGTCGGCGCGGACGGCACCCCCTACCAGGGTGTCGAGATGCAGTCCTGCCAGCCCTGCGGTGGCACCGGCCAGCGGCAGGGCTGAGCGCTGAACGTCCATATACGCGCCGCCCGGACCGCCCAGCGCCATGCGGTCCGGGCGATCACCTCACTCGGGTTGGTCCACCCGCTCACTCTCACGCTCCTGGCGGCCGCGGCAACGGCGGCCGCCAGGGCGTGGGACGCGGGCCACCCCGTCGCCGACATCCACCAGCGCACCGCTGAGAGGCACCACCCGCGATGGCCGATGACCTGCTCACCCGCTACATGGCCGCCACCGACACCTGGCGTAACCACTATGCGGGCTGCACCACCTGCCAGCACCACAGCCCTTGCAAGGCGGGTGAGCCGCTCTTCGAGCGGTTCGCCCGACTCCAGGACGCCTACCTGAACTCCCG
Coding sequences within it:
- the tap gene encoding telomere-associated protein Tap; this translates as MASEEELFANIDALLAEEPQLPPPAERARLREAAGITQARLAQALKSTTQTVKNYENGRSEPKSPRLEAYQRLLNGWAAKYPAHQAPAAPAPAVAPQAPVPQTFTGPAAPEPEVEAAAPVEVPTAPAIPVGRPATSSRRPAAKKAAAPAVDPRFPHGPLAVLDGDGSAFGVDGIVLDCPASTVPELVEWTLRESGLGAGKLNRYGKDSDPLIVLTAAAAVKLGLPERLDGHEQRRSLRLPEDHPVVKQVVKAKWQLTQRGFGPWARIYRKAQGRDRQCVQLAILSWDALDERSWPGVADMEPADIARVLGTYAARVTTPRGSTAVSGLELMTAMRPPTKAVQDPETGNWVSGHNAGSLGTEPMDPAPPEATPEHPVVVSSGWTGGFLNEEAYQWVRPVQTLSDEECTLPFAVGLDLNTAFLAAAARLVVGLSGPDHFHAPTFNPKIPGSWLVDLSHIDLDPRLPSPFMPDGSRPTGPAWYQTHTVAYAQELGHNVTPIEAYLRRETGAYLDPWHDRLRTAYVDTLADLGVTKDLSDAEFLAAMEQHKQADPALAAVLSAIKATVKGGVGKLRERPQGKSYKQGETWPALARPTWRPDIRAAVISKARVNMHRKLNNMVKLTGLYPLAVLSDCVVYPSPGESPLDFLPYATSGKPQPGGFRLGPTPGLAKLEGVQSMLWAVDLMEKGLNPARHIKGGDAVLDEGE
- a CDS encoding WhiB family transcriptional regulator, which codes for MTSTQARHTRRAVLQAAVDAGSHCATADPDLFFRADDEGLAAWRTRRTEAIRLCTGCPVRAACEELALRDGDGRPDADEMVRAGLTGRELAAVRAAHTERLAAAVDADRDTEGRQLDTLTTRLQHEAGTNPDSRTAAQNDRLRALAAQIRQIRTARRARAGWGVAA
- the dnaB gene encoding replicative DNA helicase: MTTVEASAFTDSHDYDHDAGSGVRGFDRVPPQDIDAEQCVVGAMLLSKDAIGEVVDTLTAAHFYKPAHAIVFATVLDLYGRGEPADPITVAAELVKRGDLTRAGGAPYLHTLVQAVPSAANATYYAAIVHGLARKRRLVEAGTKIMNLGYGDGDADEAADAAGAEFNAAVDIKDDTASFRPRERSASLMDRLEARSRGEVTRGVPTGLVDLDALTNGFHGGQVIVVAARPAMGKSTLAVDFLRAATIKHNYSGALFSLEMGGDDIHERIVSADAKVGFHKMQTGDLSEEDWARLGRSVQRLEEADLHIFEDASLTATQIKAHCRRLQQRGGLDIIAVDYLQLMQSTGRRAENRQVEVSEMSRQFKLLAKELNIPVVLLSQLNRGPEQRTDHKPVVSDLRESGSIEQDADMVILLHREDAYDKESPRAGEADLIIGKNRNGPTATITVAFQGHYSRFVDMSKT
- a CDS encoding sigma-70 family RNA polymerase sigma factor; its protein translation is MEQERLNEEHPSLREQLDATFDVTLSQLKELSDPLVRAKAAHVLVGRAQDYGAELQVVRNEAMNETLRVGQLNSTQLATELGISKGRVSQLAKGAPPERLFLGSGKVVVALAEKLEHGKLHDGRDKRVQGPVIATEDFQTYEHLRELAEDVGLEITFERIPLGGNVRLNRNNLVVICGPRLSPLIEQILESDPHLRFDKDDDGWFLTDRKTGEIYRSAMDVGGNSDVAYFGRLPRPDGQGTFLYIAGIHARGSGGVVHWLNAELTNLHRELKAKRFSTLISSTFDPDTLEIISSKRVTPFYRPEGS
- a CDS encoding barstar family protein, which produces MRVAIDGAHIGSQADLHRVLAGPLDFGSYYGYNLSALWDRLSRDVERPVEIVWENAAVSRGRMGDEAFEAIASVLVRAAAEDESNAPDKRLTMRFT
- a CDS encoding acyltransferase; the protein is MPSTEQTLRLTVAALMRMTGERQADLARGLGLRQPQISRKQAGTAVWTLTDVDLLSAHYGIPVPDLLAGVDRAIHCLPTRRYAPAPGAAQLTISP